The following proteins are co-located in the Dromiciops gliroides isolate mDroGli1 chromosome 2, mDroGli1.pri, whole genome shotgun sequence genome:
- the KATNB1 gene encoding LOW QUALITY PROTEIN: katanin p80 WD40 repeat-containing subunit B1 (The sequence of the model RefSeq protein was modified relative to this genomic sequence to represent the inferred CDS: deleted 1 base in 1 codon) — protein MATPVVTKTAWKLQEIVAHASNVSSLVLGKGSGRLLATGGDDCRVNLWSVNKPNCIMSLTGHTSPVESVRLNTPEELIVAGSQSGSIRVWDLEAAKILRTLMGHKANICSLDFHPYGEFVASGSQDTNIKLWDIRRKGCVFRYKGHTEAVRCLRFSPDGKWLASAADDHSVKLWDLTAGKMMSEFLGHTGPVNVVEFHPNEYLLASGSSDRTIRFWDLEKFQVVSCIEGEPGPVRSILFNPDGCCLYSGCQDSLRVYGWEPERCFDVVLVNWGKVADLTTCNNQLIGVSFAQSNVSSYVVDLNRVTRSGTIVQDPVQDSRPVAQPTPTGSTIRRSYERPATACSKPQRVKQNSESERRSPSSEDDRDERESRAEIQNAEDYKEIFQPKNSISRTPPQRSEPFPAPPEDDVAIAKEAPKPSQAMDIQPPMPNRGNSDFVPRLPVATSTPMPKVEPAVIPAARNEPIGLKASDFLPAVKMPNQSEMVDEDAMSQIRKGHDTMCVVLTSRHKNLDTVRAVWTTGDIKTSVDSAVAINDLSVVVDLLNIVNQKASLWKLDLCTTILPQIEKLLQSKYESYVQTGCTSLKLILQRFLPLITDILAAPPSVGVDITREERLHKCRLCYKQLQNISHLIKTKSGLSGRHGSAFRELHLLMAPLD, from the exons ATGGCAACCCCCGTTGTTACCAAGACTGCGTGGAAGCTAC AGGAAATTGTGGCCCATGCCAGCAATGTGTCTTCCCTGGTGTTGGGCAAAGGCTCAGGACGGCTTTTAGCGACGGGAGGAGATGACTGTCGGGTCAACCTGTGGTCAGTTAACAAG CCCAACTGCATCATG AGCTTGACCGGCCACACGTCGCCTGTGGAGAGCGTCCGGCTCAACACCCCTGAGGAGCTCATCGTGGCTGGCTCCCAGTCAGGCTCCATCCGCGTGTGGGACCTGGAAGCTGCCAAAA TTCTTCGTACTTTAATGGGACACAAAGCCAACATCTGCAGCCTGGATTTCCATCCCTATGGGGAGTTTGTAGCCTCTGGTTCTCAGGATACAAACATCAAG ctcTGGGACATCCGGAGGAAAGGCTGCGTGTTCCGGTATAAG GGACACACTGAGGCTGTCAGATGTCTTCGGTTTAGCCCCGATGGGAAATGGTTAGCGTCCGCGGCAGATGACCACAGTGTGAAG CTTTGGGATCTGACGGCTGGGAAGATGATGTCTGAGTTCCTGGGACACACAGGGCCTGTCAACGTGGTCGAGTTTCACCCGAATGAGTACCTGCTGGCTTCTGGCAGCTCTGACAG GACAATCCGCTTCTGGGATCTGGAAAAGTTCCAAGTGGTCAGCTGCATTGAAGGCGAGCCTGGGCCAGTCAG GAGCATACTGTTCAACCCCGACGGCTGCTGCCTGTACAGCGGGTGTCAAGACTCCCTTCGCGTGTACGGCTGGGAACCCGAGCGCTGCTTTGACGTGGTCCTGGTGAACTGGGGCAAGGTGGCCGACCTGACCACCTGCAACAACCAGCTG ATCGGTGTTTCCTTTGCCCAGAGCAACGTTTCCTCTTATGTGGTGGATCTGAACCGGGTCACGAGGTCTGGGACTATTGTGCAAGACCCTGTCCAGGACAGCAGGCCTGTGGCTCAGCCCACACCCACTGGTTCCACCATCCGCCGAAGCTATGAGAGGCCAGCCACAGCCTGCAGCAAGCCCCAGAG GGTGAAGCAGAACTCCGAGAGCGAGAGGCGAAGCCCGAGCAGCGAGGACGACCGGGACGAGCGTGAGTCCAGGGCCGAGATCCAGAACGCTGAGGACTACAAGGAGATCTTCCAGCCCAAGAACAGCATCA GTCGGACTCCACCCCAGAGGAGCGAGCCATTCCCCGCCCCTCCCGAGGATG ACGTGGCCATAGCAAAGGAAGCGCCCAAGCCCAGCCAGGCCATGGACATCCAACCCccaatgccaaacagaggaaac TCTGACTTTGTGCCCAGGCTTCCTGTTGCCACCTCTACCCCAATGCCCAAAGTGGAGCCTGCTGTCATTCCCGCTGCCAGAAATGAGCCCATCGGGCTCAAAGCTTCTGACTTCCTGCCT GCCGTGAAGATGCCCAACCAGTCAGAGATGGTGGATGAAGATGCCATGTCCCAGATCCGAAAGGGCCACGATACGATGTGTGTGGTACTGACCAGCCGTCACAAGAACCTGGATACGGTGCGGGCTGTCTGGACCACAGGGGACATCAAG ACATCTGTGGACTCGGCCGTGGCCATAAACGACCTGTCTGTGGTGGTCGACCTCCTCAACATAGTGAATCAGAAAGC GTCTCTTTGGAAACTGGACCTttgtaccaccatcctcccccaGATTGAGAAGCTGCTTCAGAGCAAGTATGAGAG CTATGTGCAGACGGGATGCACCTCCTTAAAGCTGATCCTGCAGCGGTTTCTACCCCTGATCACAGACATCCTGGCTGCCCCGCCTTCTGTGGGGGTGGACATCACCCGAGAGGAGAG ACTCCACAAGTGCAGACTGTGCTACAAGCAGCTCCAGAACATCAGCCACCTGATCAAGACCAAGTCGGGCCTCAGTGGCCGCCACGGCAGCGCCTTCCGCGAATTGCACCTGCTCATGGCCCCCTTGGACTGA